A genome region from Yoonia vestfoldensis includes the following:
- the glgX gene encoding glycogen debranching protein GlgX — translation MALKYHVEAGIGSRRGASWDGAGTNFALYSANATKVELCLFNAAGTREIARVPLPENTHQIWHGYLPEVRPGQLYGYRVHGPYAPEAGHRFNPNKLLLDPYARAHHGELRWHDALFGYRVGHRRGDLSFDRRDSARLMPKCVVAPSAATWGNDMPPRTPWQRTIIYEAHVGGMTMRAPHVSDPVRGTFEGLAQPATIAHLKRLGVTAVELLPIHSFHDDRHLQENGLVNWWGYNTTGFFAPANRYLVQHGALDEFRVMVHRLHDAGIEVILDVVYNHTAEGNQMGPTLSFRGIDNASYYLLGDDPRYCFDTTGTGNTLNLENSRVMQMVMDSLRYWVEGCHIDGFRFDLATTLGRRRDYFDPANPFLTAMRQDPVLSQVKLIAEPWDTGNDGYQVGNFPPGWAEWNDTYRDTLRAFWKGDPDQAPAMADRLLGSASCFEHDGRRSWTSINFITAHDGFTLADLVSYDHKHNEANGEDNNDGHAHNLSWNHGAEGPTDDADINALRDRQRRNLMATLLLSQGTPMILMGDENGRTQGGNNNAYCQPGEMNWFDWDKVDDPFVDFLSGLIALRGSRPILMAQRFLHATDDNPEHRYVRWHKLRGGDIDPEAWQESDRRALALSFHGARDRTLFLAMNAADTPRDLHLLDGRWQHLVCTKDARADPQGFGDPVAGQMKIDARALILLEALP, via the coding sequence ATGGCATTGAAATATCACGTCGAAGCCGGCATCGGGTCGCGCCGCGGGGCGAGCTGGGACGGGGCGGGCACGAATTTCGCGCTCTATTCCGCCAATGCGACCAAGGTCGAATTATGCCTGTTCAACGCCGCAGGCACGCGCGAGATCGCCCGCGTGCCGCTGCCGGAAAACACCCATCAGATCTGGCATGGCTATCTGCCAGAGGTGCGGCCAGGGCAGCTATATGGCTATCGCGTCCATGGCCCCTATGCGCCCGAGGCGGGGCATAGGTTCAACCCCAACAAGCTGTTGCTTGACCCTTATGCCCGCGCGCATCACGGCGAATTGCGCTGGCATGATGCCTTGTTCGGCTACCGTGTCGGGCATCGGCGCGGTGATCTGAGCTTTGACCGCCGCGATTCCGCGCGCTTGATGCCAAAATGCGTGGTTGCGCCCAGTGCGGCCACCTGGGGCAATGATATGCCCCCGCGCACGCCATGGCAGCGCACCATCATCTACGAGGCCCATGTCGGCGGCATGACGATGCGCGCGCCGCATGTCAGCGATCCGGTGCGTGGCACTTTCGAAGGCCTGGCCCAGCCCGCCACGATTGCGCATCTCAAGCGGCTGGGCGTGACGGCGGTGGAACTCTTGCCGATCCATTCATTTCATGACGACCGGCATTTGCAGGAAAACGGGCTGGTCAATTGGTGGGGCTATAACACCACCGGCTTTTTCGCGCCCGCGAACCGCTATCTGGTGCAGCATGGCGCGCTGGATGAATTCCGCGTCATGGTCCACCGCCTGCATGATGCCGGGATCGAGGTGATTTTGGACGTTGTCTATAACCACACCGCCGAGGGCAACCAGATGGGCCCGACCCTGTCGTTCCGGGGGATCGACAACGCGTCTTATTACCTGCTGGGCGACGATCCGCGCTATTGTTTCGACACCACCGGCACCGGCAATACGCTGAACCTTGAAAACAGCCGCGTCATGCAGATGGTGATGGATTCGCTGCGCTATTGGGTCGAGGGTTGCCATATCGACGGGTTCCGTTTCGATCTGGCCACCACGCTGGGGCGGCGGCGCGATTACTTTGACCCGGCCAATCCATTCCTGACCGCCATGCGCCAGGACCCGGTGCTAAGCCAGGTCAAGCTGATCGCCGAACCCTGGGACACCGGCAATGACGGCTATCAGGTCGGCAATTTCCCGCCCGGCTGGGCCGAATGGAATGACACTTACCGCGATACATTGCGCGCGTTCTGGAAAGGCGACCCCGATCAGGCCCCGGCCATGGCGGACAGGCTGCTTGGTTCGGCCTCTTGTTTTGAACATGACGGGCGCAGGTCATGGACCTCGATCAATTTCATCACCGCGCATGACGGTTTCACGCTGGCCGATCTGGTGTCCTATGACCACAAGCATAATGAGGCCAATGGCGAGGATAACAACGACGGCCATGCCCATAACCTGTCGTGGAACCATGGCGCAGAGGGTCCGACGGATGACGCCGATATCAACGCTTTGCGCGACCGCCAGCGGCGCAACCTGATGGCCACGCTTTTGTTGTCGCAAGGCACGCCGATGATCCTGATGGGCGATGAAAACGGACGCACGCAGGGCGGCAATAACAACGCCTATTGCCAGCCCGGCGAAATGAACTGGTTTGATTGGGACAAGGTCGATGATCCATTCGTGGATTTCCTCAGCGGGTTGATCGCGCTGCGCGGGTCGCGGCCGATCTTGATGGCGCAGCGGTTTTTGCATGCGACCGACGACAACCCCGAGCATCGCTATGTCCGCTGGCACAAGCTGCGTGGCGGGGATATCGACCCCGAAGCCTGGCAGGAATCCGACAGGCGCGCGCTGGCGCTCAGCTTTCACGGGGCCAGGGACCGGACCTTGTTTCTGGCGATGAATGCCGCCGACACCCCGCGCGATCTGCATCTGCTGGATGGGCGCTGGCAGCATCTGGTTTGCACCAAGGATGCGCGCGCCGATCCGCAAGGTTTCGGTGATCCGGTCGCGGGCCAGATGAAGATCGACGCCCGCGCGCTGATCTTGCTGGAGGCGCTGCCATGA
- the treZ gene encoding malto-oligosyltrehalose trehalohydrolase — MTALPSWGAIVTESGTRFRLWAPDLASLRLCLPDSEDAMQATGDGWFSLTRQAPAGTAYAFGLPDGTRVPDPASRWQADNVHGKSIVTTPDYRWRHNRPDLPWHAAVIYECHIGTFTPQGTYRAAMAKLPHLADLGVTVLELMPVAHFGGDRGWGYDGVLPYAPHPAYGTPDDLRALIDAAHGHGLMVLLDVVYNHFGPEGNYLHQYASGFFEDRQTPWGPGIAYAAPPVRRFFIDNALYWLRDFNLDGLRLDAIDHIRDPDSDPEFLIALAQEIRAKIARPVHLTTEDNRNVTHLHARKGDAVPLMTAEWNDDWHNAAHVLLTGETAGYYSGFAADPTGLLARAMAKGYATTGAGGKGAPSGHFPPDVMINFMQNHDQIGNRAMGERLNVLAPEPALRAMQAVLLLSPHVPMIFMGDEWEEMNPFLFFAGFTGDLARAVTEGRRREFADFDSFAAQDVPDPIDLQSYHRSRIDWTKLDSHAGRTAFARYRDLLRLRRDRIVPLIPGTGPHSGQRLDAPDRCLAVDWRLGGGILSVRANLSPAAADLPAAAGEPIHLTGDTPGAPHSAAFWIA; from the coding sequence ATGACCGCGCTGCCATCCTGGGGTGCGATCGTGACGGAATCCGGCACCCGCTTTCGGCTTTGGGCGCCTGATCTGGCCAGTCTGCGGCTGTGCCTGCCCGACAGCGAAGACGCGATGCAGGCCACCGGCGACGGTTGGTTTTCGCTGACACGGCAGGCACCGGCAGGCACCGCCTATGCCTTTGGCCTGCCTGACGGGACGCGCGTGCCTGACCCTGCCTCGCGGTGGCAGGCGGATAATGTGCATGGCAAGAGCATCGTCACCACGCCCGATTACCGCTGGCGGCACAACCGCCCGGACCTGCCGTGGCATGCTGCGGTGATCTATGAATGCCATATCGGCACTTTTACGCCCCAAGGCACCTATCGCGCCGCCATGGCAAAGCTGCCGCATCTGGCGGATCTGGGCGTGACCGTGCTGGAACTGATGCCTGTCGCGCATTTCGGTGGTGATCGGGGCTGGGGCTATGACGGTGTTTTGCCCTATGCGCCGCATCCGGCCTATGGCACCCCCGATGATCTGCGCGCGCTGATTGACGCGGCCCATGGGCATGGGCTGATGGTCTTGCTGGATGTGGTCTATAACCACTTCGGACCAGAAGGAAATTACCTGCACCAATACGCCTCTGGGTTCTTTGAGGACCGGCAGACCCCCTGGGGGCCCGGGATCGCCTATGCCGCGCCTCCGGTGCGCCGGTTTTTCATTGATAACGCGCTTTACTGGCTGCGGGATTTCAATCTGGACGGGCTCCGCCTTGATGCGATCGACCATATCCGCGACCCTGACAGCGACCCCGAATTCCTGATCGCGCTGGCCCAAGAAATCCGCGCCAAGATCGCCCGGCCTGTCCATCTGACCACCGAGGATAACCGCAACGTCACCCATCTGCACGCCCGCAAGGGCGATGCGGTGCCCTTGATGACGGCTGAATGGAACGACGATTGGCACAATGCCGCCCATGTGCTGCTGACAGGGGAAACCGCAGGCTATTACAGCGGTTTTGCCGCAGATCCGACCGGCCTTTTGGCGCGCGCCATGGCCAAAGGCTATGCCACCACGGGCGCCGGCGGCAAAGGCGCGCCATCGGGTCATTTCCCGCCCGATGTCATGATCAATTTCATGCAAAATCACGACCAGATCGGCAATCGCGCGATGGGCGAGCGGTTGAATGTGCTGGCCCCCGAACCAGCCTTGCGGGCGATGCAGGCGGTGCTGCTGCTGTCGCCCCATGTGCCGATGATCTTTATGGGCGATGAATGGGAAGAGATGAACCCATTCCTGTTCTTTGCGGGGTTCACGGGCGATCTGGCCCGTGCTGTCACCGAAGGGCGCAGGCGCGAATTTGCAGATTTCGACAGTTTTGCCGCGCAGGATGTGCCTGATCCAATCGACCTGCAAAGCTATCACCGCAGCCGGATCGACTGGACGAAACTGGACAGCCATGCCGGTCGCACCGCCTTTGCGCGCTACCGCGATCTGCTGCGGTTGCGCCGTGACCGGATCGTGCCTTTGATCCCCGGCACCGGGCCGCATTCTGGCCAGCGGCTGGACGCACCCGACCGCTGTCTGGCAGTCGATTGGCGGCTGGGGGGCGGTATCTTGTCGGTGCGCGCGAACCTGTCGCCTGCCGCGGCCGATCTGCCCGCTGCCGCAGGAGAGCCTATCCATCTGACCGGTGACACCCCCGGCGCACCGCATTCCGCCGCGTTCTGGATCGCATGA
- the malQ gene encoding 4-alpha-glucanotransferase codes for MRRLARHHGIALDYEGRKVPDRTLALILQGLGQDPQGDPVGPPAPQRMSVPGRTRCHVPPSLTEAPGWGVFCQLYELRSNRGWGIGDFSDLAALARICGAAGADFLGVNPVHALFTALPERASPFSPSNRRFLNPLYIAPDLLGAERPAMQDGDHVDYPAVARAKLGALRRVFDSCRPDADFDDFVAQGGYALHQHALFEALSHHHGGGWQDWPVPFHDPHSAAVADFARRNRPDVQFHLWLQWIARQQLHAAQQAAKDAGMRVGLYLDLAVGEALDGSATWSGTAVSLPDLTIGAPPDMFSEDGQNWQLAAPSPVALRETDFAPYRAMIAAQLQDAGALRIDHAMALWQLFLIPRDAPAAAGAHLRFPLADMLRVLAEASQSHRALIIGEDLGFVPDGFRDSMQKAGVLSYRIVYFEKSAEGFAPAETYPQLALACLSTHDLPPLTGWWDGIDIDLREAHGLVSKATSRAHRDQRLAERKQLARALDVAAPDADALLDAAHRFIAATPSVLAGVRLADLVGPARPTNLPGVTDGYPNWKPRSPVSIDQIAAHPRFARIARIMRHARPRPQ; via the coding sequence ATGAGACGCCTTGCCCGCCATCACGGCATCGCGCTGGATTACGAGGGTCGCAAGGTGCCGGACCGGACATTGGCCTTGATCCTGCAAGGGCTGGGGCAGGATCCGCAGGGCGACCCTGTCGGCCCGCCAGCGCCGCAGCGGATGTCTGTGCCCGGCAGGACGCGGTGCCATGTGCCGCCGTCTTTGACAGAGGCGCCCGGCTGGGGGGTGTTTTGTCAGCTTTACGAATTGCGCTCTAACCGGGGCTGGGGGATCGGCGATTTCTCGGATCTGGCGGCTTTGGCGCGGATATGCGGCGCGGCAGGTGCCGATTTTCTGGGAGTCAATCCGGTCCATGCGCTGTTCACCGCCTTGCCCGAGCGCGCCTCGCCGTTTTCGCCATCGAACCGGCGGTTCCTGAACCCGCTTTACATCGCGCCGGATCTTCTGGGCGCAGAGCGGCCTGCCATGCAGGATGGCGATCATGTCGATTACCCCGCCGTCGCGCGTGCGAAGCTGGGCGCTTTGCGCCGGGTTTTCGACAGCTGCCGCCCCGATGCGGATTTTGATGATTTCGTCGCCCAAGGCGGCTATGCGCTGCACCAACATGCCCTGTTCGAGGCGCTGAGCCATCACCATGGCGGCGGCTGGCAGGACTGGCCGGTGCCGTTTCATGATCCGCATTCTGCCGCTGTCGCCGATTTCGCCCGCCGGAACAGGCCCGATGTGCAGTTTCACCTTTGGCTGCAATGGATCGCGCGCCAACAGCTGCATGCGGCGCAGCAGGCGGCGAAAGATGCAGGGATGCGGGTCGGGCTTTATCTTGATCTGGCCGTGGGCGAGGCGCTGGACGGGTCAGCCACATGGTCGGGCACGGCGGTGTCCTTGCCTGATCTGACCATCGGCGCGCCGCCGGATATGTTCAGCGAAGATGGGCAGAATTGGCAGCTGGCCGCGCCCTCGCCGGTCGCGCTGCGCGAAACGGATTTCGCCCCCTACCGCGCGATGATTGCGGCGCAATTGCAGGATGCCGGGGCCTTGCGGATCGATCATGCGATGGCGCTTTGGCAATTGTTCCTGATCCCGCGTGATGCCCCCGCCGCTGCTGGCGCGCATCTGCGGTTCCCTTTGGCCGATATGCTGCGGGTTCTGGCCGAGGCCTCGCAAAGCCATCGTGCGCTGATCATCGGCGAGGATCTTGGCTTTGTGCCGGATGGGTTTCGCGATTCCATGCAAAAGGCGGGGGTTCTGTCTTACCGGATCGTCTATTTCGAAAAATCCGCAGAGGGCTTTGCCCCCGCCGAGACCTATCCGCAACTGGCGCTGGCCTGTTTGTCGACGCATGATCTGCCGCCGCTGACAGGGTGGTGGGACGGGATCGACATCGACCTGCGCGAGGCGCATGGGCTGGTGTCCAAAGCCACAAGCCGCGCGCATCGCGACCAGCGTCTTGCGGAACGCAAACAGCTGGCGCGCGCGCTGGATGTTGCGGCACCGGATGCCGATGCCCTGCTGGACGCGGCGCACCGGTTTATCGCGGCGACGCCATCGGTGCTGGCCGGGGTGCGGCTGGCCGATCTGGTCGGACCGGCGCGGCCCACAAACCTGCCCGGCGTGACAGATGGCTATCCCAATTGGAAACCCCGGTCGCCTGTCAGCATCGATCAGATCGCGGCGCATCCGCGCTTTGCCCGGATCGCGCGGATCATGCGCCATGCCCGCCCGAGGCCGCAATGA
- a CDS encoding alpha-amylase family glycosyl hydrolase → MKIPTATYRLQLRNGMDFAQAETLVPYLRDLGISDLYLSPVFTAAPGSTHGYDVTDPNAVDPALGGRAGLESLAQRLQEAGLGLILDIVPNHMAFNLCNPWLADVLRHGQASRYARHFDIDWSGGRLRLPWLDAPFAALAAAGKITLDGDMICAPGLQVPLAVPAKGSITETHDAQPWRLTPWQSEAAAIDHRRFFTVTGLIGLRIEDRAVFDDVHRLTFDLLDSGIATGLRVDHVDGLADPAAYLAQLRDRLPQTPIWVEKILTGDEPLPDWPVQGETGYVAARAITGLLTDPDGAAQLAAGWPAFADLRDDAKTQIVTVELQAEVERLTDLALQAGAHLDWGRGAWRQAILAYLRAFPRYRSYTTADAVPASEAALIRATAAQAARHLPAALALDDLADLLCTADHVACKRSQESTVGSA, encoded by the coding sequence ATGAAAATCCCCACCGCCACCTATCGCCTGCAATTGCGCAATGGCATGGATTTCGCCCAAGCGGAAACGCTTGTGCCTTATCTGCGCGATCTGGGAATATCTGATCTTTATCTTTCGCCGGTCTTTACGGCGGCTCCGGGATCGACCCATGGCTATGACGTGACCGATCCCAACGCGGTAGACCCCGCACTTGGCGGGCGCGCGGGGCTGGAAAGCTTGGCGCAGCGGTTGCAAGAGGCAGGCCTTGGCCTGATCCTTGATATCGTGCCGAACCATATGGCGTTCAACCTGTGTAACCCGTGGCTGGCTGATGTGCTGCGGCACGGGCAGGCCAGCCGCTATGCCCGTCACTTTGATATCGACTGGTCGGGCGGGCGGCTGCGTCTGCCCTGGCTGGACGCGCCATTCGCCGCATTGGCGGCAGCGGGCAAGATCACCCTTGACGGCGACATGATCTGCGCCCCCGGCCTGCAGGTGCCGCTGGCCGTTCCCGCCAAGGGCAGCATCACCGAAACCCATGATGCGCAGCCCTGGCGATTGACCCCCTGGCAGAGCGAGGCAGCCGCCATCGACCACCGCCGTTTCTTTACCGTGACCGGCTTGATCGGGCTTCGGATCGAGGATCGCGCCGTGTTTGACGATGTCCATCGGCTGACCTTTGATCTGCTGGACAGCGGCATCGCAACCGGCCTGCGTGTCGATCATGTGGACGGGCTGGCCGATCCCGCCGCCTATCTGGCGCAGCTGCGCGACAGGCTACCGCAGACGCCGATCTGGGTGGAAAAGATCCTGACCGGCGACGAGCCTTTGCCCGACTGGCCGGTGCAGGGCGAGACCGGCTATGTCGCCGCGCGCGCGATCACGGGGCTGTTGACCGACCCCGATGGTGCGGCGCAGCTGGCAGCGGGCTGGCCCGCCTTTGCGGATCTGCGCGATGATGCCAAGACCCAGATCGTCACTGTCGAATTGCAGGCCGAGGTGGAACGGCTGACCGATCTTGCCCTGCAAGCGGGGGCGCATCTGGATTGGGGGCGCGGGGCCTGGCGGCAGGCGATCCTTGCCTATCTGCGCGCCTTTCCGCGCTATCGCAGCTATACCACCGCCGATGCTGTGCCCGCCAGCGAGGCCGCGCTGATCCGCGCCACGGCGGCGCAGGCGGCGCGCCATCTGCCTGCCGCTTTGGCGCTGGATGATCTGGCGGACCTTCTATGCACAGCGGATCATGTCGCATGTAAGCGTTCTCAGGAGAGCACTGTCGGTTCAGCTTGA
- the tnpC gene encoding IS66 family transposase, with product METIAALQDITQRQQHLIAELNHALHGKRSEKLTEDERQLAFEDLSIALAEVEVQKEHLAAKADSKTATRPGPKRTIGNLPATLPRIEEIIEPASLICPCGCGVMHKIGEDRSERLDIVPAQLRVIVTVRPKYACRTCTNGVTQAPAPCHLIMGGLPTEATLAHVLVSKYADHLPLYRQSQILARAGLDLHRAVLADWVGKAAFHLKPVVDRLGEHLKRSDKLFMDETTAPVLDPGRGRTKTGYLWALARDDRPWGGEDPPGVVYFYAPGRAGENAETFLIGFDGILQIDGYQGYNRLTKPTRKGGDPIQVAHCWAHARRKLKEVFDRDGSQIAAEGLRRIAEIYAVEADIRGISPSQRLSARQTRSAPLVAAFGDWLQAQRRKISAKSRLGEKLTYIHNHWDGLQTFLADGRVEIDNNRVENLIRPIALNRKNALFAGHDEGGIAWGRIASLIETCKINDVEPFAYLKATLTAIANGHPQSRLDDLLPWNFKPSS from the coding sequence ATGGAAACGATCGCCGCACTTCAGGATATTACCCAACGCCAACAGCATCTGATTGCCGAGTTGAACCATGCCCTGCATGGGAAGCGGTCGGAAAAGCTGACCGAGGATGAACGGCAGCTGGCGTTTGAGGATCTGTCCATCGCGTTGGCCGAGGTCGAGGTGCAGAAGGAACATCTTGCCGCCAAGGCAGATAGCAAGACGGCAACCAGGCCCGGGCCAAAGCGGACCATCGGCAATCTACCGGCCACATTGCCGCGCATCGAAGAGATTATCGAACCCGCCAGCCTGATCTGCCCTTGTGGCTGTGGCGTCATGCACAAGATCGGTGAAGACCGCAGCGAGCGGCTGGATATCGTGCCAGCGCAGTTGCGTGTGATTGTCACCGTGCGCCCGAAATATGCCTGCCGGACCTGCACAAACGGCGTGACCCAGGCACCGGCGCCCTGCCACCTAATCATGGGCGGGTTGCCGACAGAAGCGACGCTCGCCCATGTGCTGGTCAGCAAATATGCCGACCATCTGCCGTTGTATCGCCAGAGCCAGATCCTGGCGCGGGCAGGCCTCGATCTGCACCGCGCTGTGCTGGCCGATTGGGTGGGTAAGGCGGCATTCCACCTCAAGCCCGTCGTCGACCGGCTGGGTGAACACCTGAAACGATCAGACAAGCTGTTCATGGACGAAACCACCGCCCCGGTGCTGGATCCGGGTCGCGGAAGGACCAAAACCGGCTATCTCTGGGCTCTTGCCCGCGATGACCGGCCATGGGGCGGTGAGGACCCGCCCGGTGTGGTCTACTTCTATGCACCCGGTCGGGCGGGCGAGAATGCCGAAACATTCCTGATAGGTTTTGACGGCATCCTGCAGATCGACGGATACCAGGGCTACAACCGGCTGACCAAGCCGACCCGCAAGGGCGGCGATCCCATTCAGGTGGCCCATTGCTGGGCGCACGCGCGCCGCAAGCTGAAGGAAGTCTTCGACCGCGATGGATCACAGATCGCCGCCGAGGGCCTGCGCCGCATCGCCGAGATCTATGCTGTCGAAGCCGATATCCGTGGCATCTCTCCCAGCCAGCGATTGTCGGCCCGCCAGACCCGCAGTGCTCCACTGGTCGCGGCCTTCGGCGATTGGCTGCAGGCCCAACGCCGCAAGATCTCCGCTAAATCCCGGTTGGGTGAAAAGCTGACTTACATCCATAATCACTGGGATGGGCTGCAGACCTTCTTGGCCGATGGCCGCGTCGAGATTGACAACAACCGCGTCGAAAACCTGATCCGCCCCATTGCTCTCAATCGCAAGAACGCGCTCTTCGCCGGTCATGACGAAGGTGGCATCGCTTGGGGTCGCATCGCCTCACTGATCGAGACCTGCAAGATCAACGACGTCGAGCCCTTCGCCTATCTCAAAGCAACCCTCACAGCGATCGCTAATGGCCACCCGCAAAGCCGCCTCGATGATCTGCTCCCGTGGAACTTCAAGCCGTCAAGCTGA
- the tnpB gene encoding IS66 family insertion sequence element accessory protein TnpB (TnpB, as the term is used for proteins encoded by IS66 family insertion elements, is considered an accessory protein, since TnpC, encoded by a neighboring gene, is a DDE family transposase.), producing MMFPSNRVRVLVSTQPVDFRKGHDGLAAIVSSVLRKDPFTGTVFVFRSRRADRLKLLYWDGTGLVMAYKRLEDMTFTWPAIKDGVMALNHAQFEALFAGLDWRKVKALEMRPPAAAE from the coding sequence ATGATGTTCCCGTCAAACCGCGTGCGGGTTCTGGTCTCGACGCAACCTGTGGACTTCAGGAAAGGTCATGATGGTCTGGCGGCAATCGTGTCGTCGGTGCTGCGTAAGGATCCGTTCACCGGCACGGTGTTTGTGTTCCGGTCGCGCCGGGCGGATCGGCTGAAGCTTTTGTATTGGGATGGCACCGGATTGGTGATGGCCTACAAGCGGTTGGAAGACATGACCTTCACCTGGCCTGCGATCAAAGACGGGGTGATGGCGCTGAACCACGCCCAGTTTGAGGCCCTGTTTGCCGGTCTGGACTGGCGTAAGGTCAAGGCGCTGGAGATGCGCCCACCTGCTGCGGCAGAATGA
- the tnpA gene encoding IS66-like element accessory protein TnpA has protein sequence MATTLEFLRDYGVDIRTNGQRRWPEEIKARIVAESLQPGVSVNEVAARYGLRANHLSEWRSRARDGRLVLPAVEDDSFCFAPIVVSDGGGGADVPAVAGQLTKPDGLSCKPIEIAIGRVTIRVDGTTSSDRIAEIVRAIGARP, from the coding sequence ATGGCGACTACGTTGGAGTTTCTCCGGGATTACGGGGTGGACATAAGGACCAACGGACAGCGACGCTGGCCGGAAGAGATAAAGGCGCGGATCGTTGCTGAGAGCTTGCAGCCAGGTGTGAGCGTGAATGAAGTTGCGGCGCGGTATGGGCTGCGGGCGAACCATTTATCGGAATGGCGTAGTCGGGCACGTGACGGCCGGTTGGTTTTGCCTGCGGTTGAAGATGACAGCTTCTGTTTTGCACCGATCGTCGTGTCGGATGGTGGCGGCGGTGCGGATGTGCCGGCTGTCGCCGGGCAGCTCACAAAGCCTGACGGGTTGTCCTGTAAACCCATCGAGATTGCGATAGGTCGTGTGACAATCCGGGTCGATGGCACCACCAGTTCTGACCGGATTGCCGAGATCGTGCGGGCAATCGGGGCGCGGCCATGA
- a CDS encoding DUF378 domain-containing protein produces MRTLNILTFVLVIIGGLNWLLVGAFQVDLVAALLGGQAALLARIVYILVGLSAIWQLTRIDAVTKDRTY; encoded by the coding sequence ATGCGGACCTTGAATATCCTTACCTTCGTGCTTGTCATCATCGGAGGCCTGAACTGGCTTTTGGTCGGGGCATTTCAAGTCGATCTTGTGGCCGCGCTTTTGGGTGGTCAGGCGGCGCTGCTGGCGCGGATCGTCTATATTCTGGTCGGCCTTTCCGCGATCTGGCAATTGACCCGGATCGATGCGGTCACCAAAGACCGGACCTATTGA
- a CDS encoding P1 family peptidase gives MDAAYKTGPRNLITDVTGLRVGNAQDDRIKTGSSVLVADAPFTASVHVMGGAPGTKETDLLAPDKTVQQVDALVLSGGSAYGLDACSGVMDGLRAMGRGFALGPLRIPIVPGAIIFDLINGGAKDWDENPYRALGRAALDAAGKDFALGTAGAGTGALAAMQKGGLGSASLILPDGTTLGALVAVNALGSVTTPGGQHFWAAPFEIGAEFGGLGPDPRGGLVRPEPSLKEQAMQMQAMAGTNTTIAIVATDAPLTKVQCHRLAVTAHDGMARAIVPSHTPLDGDLVFGVATGSDGSVDATAFRDIAAAGAICLSRAIARAVYAATPAAGDILPCYRQG, from the coding sequence GTGGACGCTGCATATAAAACGGGCCCCCGCAATCTGATCACCGATGTGACAGGGCTGCGGGTGGGCAATGCGCAGGACGACCGGATCAAGACCGGCAGCAGCGTGCTGGTCGCGGATGCGCCTTTCACCGCCAGCGTGCATGTCATGGGCGGCGCACCAGGGACCAAGGAAACCGACCTTCTGGCCCCTGACAAGACCGTGCAACAGGTTGATGCGCTGGTGCTCTCGGGCGGCTCGGCTTACGGCCTCGATGCCTGTTCGGGCGTCATGGACGGGCTGCGCGCGATGGGGCGCGGCTTTGCCCTTGGGCCGTTGCGGATACCGATCGTGCCGGGGGCGATCATCTTTGATCTGATCAATGGCGGGGCCAAGGATTGGGATGAAAACCCCTACCGCGCGCTGGGCCGTGCCGCGCTGGACGCGGCGGGCAAGGATTTCGCGCTGGGCACTGCGGGTGCCGGCACCGGGGCGCTGGCGGCGATGCAAAAGGGCGGGCTGGGCTCGGCGTCGCTGATCCTGCCGGATGGCACGACACTGGGCGCGCTGGTCGCGGTCAATGCTTTGGGCAGCGTGACCACGCCCGGCGGGCAGCATTTCTGGGCGGCACCTTTCGAGATCGGGGCCGAATTCGGCGGCCTTGGCCCCGATCCGCGCGGCGGGCTGGTCCGCCCGGAACCCAGCCTGAAAGAACAGGCGATGCAGATGCAGGCCATGGCGGGCACGAATACCACAATCGCGATCGTCGCCACCGACGCCCCGCTGACCAAGGTGCAATGCCACCGGCTGGCGGTGACCGCGCATGACGGGATGGCGCGGGCTATCGTGCCCTCGCATACGCCGCTGGATGGTGATCTGGTCTTTGGGGTGGCCACTGGCAGTGACGGGTCGGTCGATGCAACCGCCTTTCGCGATATCGCGGCGGCAGGTGCGATCTGCCTCAGCCGCGCCATCGCGCGCGCCGTCTATGCGGCGACCCCGGCGGCGGGCGATATCCTGCCCTGCTACCGCCAAGGCTGA